One Plectropomus leopardus isolate mb chromosome 1, YSFRI_Pleo_2.0, whole genome shotgun sequence DNA segment encodes these proteins:
- the thap11 gene encoding THAP domain-containing protein 11: MPGFTCCVPGCYNNSHRDRDLRFYTFPKDSTLREIWLRNISRAGVSGCFSTFQPTTGHRVCSVHFAGGRKTYTIRVPSLFPLRGVNERRSRRGRGRKVSAAVPAPAAAATSGVVLASVLDSTAEGAEGNAGGEASDDTITVVQIGQNGEYLGTARLPAQSEGTCYTAPVGNSDELNTDESAVGTATTVRHQPVQYVSVTSSPLDHSYSLTTGTTSAELLRKLNEQRDIIALMEVKMKEMKSTIRQLRVAEAKLQEEVRERDRLLYGNSVGFDVRKKV; this comes from the coding sequence ATGCCCGGGTTCACCTGCTGTGTCCCTGGCTGCTACAACAACTCGCACCGGGACCGGGACCTGCGCTTCTACACCTTTCCCAAAGACAGCACGCTGAGGGAGATCTGGCTGAGGAACATCTCCCGGGCCGGGGTCAGCGGCTGCTTCAGCACCTTCCAGCCCACCACGGGACACCGAGTCTGCAGCGTGCATTTCGCCGGCGGGAGGAAGACCTACACCATCCGAGTGCCGTCCCTCTTCCCTCTGCGGGGGGTCAATGAGCGCAGGAGCCGGCGGGGCAGGGGCAGGAAGGTGTCCGCGGCGGTTCCTGCACCCGCCGCTGCAGCGACCTCCGGGGTCGTCCTCGCCAGCGTACTGGACAGCACTGCGGAGGGAGCCGAGGGCAATGCCGGCGGCGAAGCGAGCGACGACACCATCACCGTGGTTCAGATAGGCCAAAACGGGGAGTACCTGGGCACGGCGCGGCTGCCAGCCCAGTCTGAGGGGACTTGTTACACCGCGCCGGTCGGCAACTCGGACGAGTTAAACACCGACGAGTCGGCGGTGGGGACCGCGACCACCGTGCGCCATCAGCCCGTGCAGTACGTCAGCGTGACCAGCAGCCCGCTGGACCACTCGTACTCGCTGACCACCGGCACCACGTCCGCCGAGCTGCTGCGGAAACTAAACGAGCAGCGGGACATCATCGCACTGATGGAGGTGAAGATGAAGGAGATGAAGTCGACCATCCGCCAGCTCCGGGTGGCAGAGGCCAAACTGCAGGAGGAGGTGCGGGAGCGAGACCGGCTGCTTTACGGAAACTCGGTGGGTTTTGATGTCCGGAAGAAAGTGTGA
- the LOC121942357 gene encoding neuritin-like protein, whose amino-acid sequence MMKSQPGTATMLLPIALCFSLVPLCFGAAIPVSCGSIYKSFAQCLLTLGDSLVETQKDQRTQDIDAICRSWNAFHVCANSALAGCPGEAAAVWESLRQESRKTQFSGNLYDMCASLTTLPPSTVPAPQSPPPSDQTNQETLKGQTNKHNPTFSTLLFPVCSTLLLLIRS is encoded by the exons ATGATGAAGTCCCAACCAGGCACAGCAACTATGTTGCTGCCCATCGCTCTCTGCTTCA GCCTGGTCCCGTTGTGCTTCGGAGCTGCAATTCCTGTTTCATGTGGTTCCATCTACAAGAGTTTTGCTCAGTGTTTACTAACACTTGGAGACAGTTTGGTGGAGACACAGAAAGACCAGCGCACACAGGACATTGATGCaatctgcag GTCCTGGAATGCGTTCCATGTTTGTGCCAACTCAGCTCTGGCTGGCTGTCCTGGAGAGGCAGCAGCTGTCTGGGAGTCTCTGAGACAAGAGTCCAGAAAGACGCAGTTCTCTGGAAACCTCTACGACATGTGTGCCAGCCTTACCACCCTCCCACCCAGCACTGTGCCTGCACCCCAGAGCCCTCCCCCCTCTGACCAGACCAACCAGGAAACACTGAAAGggcaaacaaacaagcacaatCCCACCTTCAGCACACTGCTGTTCCCTGTATGCAGCACCTTACTTCTTCTGATCAGAAGTTAG
- the slc38a8b gene encoding putative sodium-coupled neutral amino acid transporter 8, whose product MEELARESISLLARSASHADPPRLGSFGAVFIMLKSALGAGLLNFPWAFQKAGGVTTAVSVEMVSLVFLISGLVILGYASSVSRQKTYQDVVREVCGGAVGQLCEVCFCFNLFMICVAFLVVVQDQLEKLCISLYETVTGSAEGEMPYHWYTDQRFALFIMCLFIILPLSIPKEIGIQKYTSVLGTLAATYLCVAVIVKYYLMESHTVIITPEHSQGVSSWASMFSVVPTICFGFQCHEACIAIYSSMENQKLLHWVVISVVSMFFCLLIYTLTGVYGFMTFGREVASDILMSYPGNDVVMIISRLLFGISIITIYPIILLLGRSVILNLMLRVQRRRRGIVTSSFESRCRVVLTVIWISVTLLIAMFVPDMGEVISVIGGISAFFIFIFPGLCLLFTMQTESVSPRVRVILSVWGVITIVVGAFIFGQSTTIAVMELCNKL is encoded by the exons ATGGAGGAGCTGGCCCGGGAGAGCATCAGCCTGCTGGCACGCTCTGCCTCTCACGCGGACCCGCCGCGGCTTGGCTCGTTCGGCGCGGTGTTCATCATGCTGAAGTCTGCGCTGGGAGCCGGACTGCTCAACTTCCCCTGGGCTTTCCAGAAGGCAGGAGGAGTGACCACAGCCGTCAGTGTGGAGATG GTTTCACTGGTTTTCCTTATCAGTGGTTTGGTCATTCTTGGCTATGCGTCATCAGTAAGCAGACAGAAGACGTATCAGGACGTAGTGAGAGAAGTGTGCGGAGGAGCTGTGGGTCAACTCTGTGAAGTGTGTTTCTGCTTCAACCTCTTTATGATATGTGTCGCCTTCCTAGTGGTGGTGCAGGACCAGCTGGAGAAAT TGTGTATTTCTTTATATGAGACCGTGACTGGGTCCGCTGAGGGAGAGATGCCATATCACTGGTATACTGACCAACGATTTGCCCTCTTCATCATGTGCCTCTTCATCATCCTGCCTCTGTCCATCCCAAAAGAAATTGGCATCCAAAAATACACAAG TGTGTTGGGGACGCTGGCTGCTACGTATCTGTGTGTGGCAGTGATTGTCAAATATTACCTGATGGAGAGCCATACGGTTATTATAACTCCAGAGCACAGCCAAGG TGTGAGCTCGTGGGCTTCAATGTTCAGTGTTGTGCCAACCATCTGCTTTGGCTTCCAG tgccATGAAGCCTGTATCGCCATCTACAGCAGCATGGAGAACCAGAAGCTCCTGCACTGGGTGGTCATATCTGTGGTctccatgtttttctgtttactcATCTACACTCTAACCG GTGTGTACGGCTTCATGACATTTGGACGAGAGGTTGCCTCCGATATTTTGATGTCATATCCAGGAAATGATGTCGTCATGATAATTTCCAGGCTACTTTTTGGAATCTCAATTATCACTATTTATCCTATTATCCTTCTTCTGGGGAG atCTGTCATCCTGAACCTGATGCTACGTGTTCAAAGACGTCGTCGGGGAATCGTGACTAGTTCGTTTGAGAGTCGCTGCAGAGTCGTTCTCACTGTGATCTGGATCTCCGTCACTCTTCTCATCGCCATGTTTGTTCCAGACATGGGTGAAGTCATCAGTGTCATCGGAGGAATCAGTGCCttcttcatctttatttttcctg GTCTTTGCTTACTGTTCACAATGCAAACTGAATCTGTGAGTCCAAGAGTCAG